From a region of the Neisseria subflava genome:
- a CDS encoding DUF1289 domain-containing protein gives MEQPDFFPIPSPCIGVCEANAKGYCKGCLRSREERLYWLQMTDSQKHQVMHLLSLRKAKIRNRKLEKTETDEHPVQNLLDF, from the coding sequence ATGGAACAACCCGATTTTTTCCCCATCCCCAGTCCCTGTATAGGTGTCTGCGAAGCCAATGCCAAAGGTTATTGCAAAGGCTGCCTGCGCAGCCGGGAAGAGCGCTTGTACTGGCTCCAGATGACCGACAGCCAAAAGCATCAAGTCATGCACCTTCTGTCCCTCAGGAAGGCCAAAATTCGCAACCGCAAACTGGAAAAAACCGAAACGGACGAACATCCAGTTCAAAACCTGCTCGATTTCTAA